The following proteins are co-located in the Roseovarius arcticus genome:
- the proB gene encoding glutamate 5-kinase, whose amino-acid sequence MSTKKKIVVKIGSSLLANSSNLTLRYAFMNGLLSDLAQLQREGHNIILTSSGSVALGLNMIGKRPEDAGVLDKQAAAACGQPLLMNAYRQVASEYDLDVAQMLVTVEDMEERRRFLNIKNTMLRLFENDIMPIINENDTIATRDLRVGDNDRLSAKVAQMVEADELIILTSVEGLYDRDPSDPNAKFIHEIEDVSEHLETTTGTSALGSGGMLTKMHAANMAQNAGVETIIAEGIIERPVSSVLKKERRFTRCLVRGETASPLKVWLSNRLQVSGTLVVSNEIAENVAKKKSGISRMDIISLQGDFSKGDVLHVYNEDGEEVARGLTNFSSEEIMLLARHLDMPVENVIGYKTKSDIVGAENILVLEENHLQLEAPGHDQKIVVPA is encoded by the coding sequence GTCTTTTAAGCGATCTCGCCCAACTTCAAAGGGAGGGTCATAATATTATATTGACGTCGTCCGGCTCGGTTGCGCTGGGGTTAAATATGATCGGAAAACGGCCCGAGGACGCGGGCGTTTTGGACAAGCAGGCCGCAGCCGCCTGCGGTCAGCCGCTGTTGATGAACGCCTACCGTCAGGTCGCATCAGAGTACGATTTGGACGTGGCACAGATGCTGGTAACCGTCGAAGATATGGAAGAACGCCGCCGTTTTCTGAACATCAAGAACACCATGTTGAGATTGTTTGAAAACGACATTATGCCGATTATCAACGAGAACGATACCATTGCGACGCGTGATCTTCGTGTAGGCGATAATGACCGCTTGTCCGCCAAAGTGGCCCAGATGGTGGAGGCGGATGAATTGATCATTTTGACCAGTGTCGAGGGTCTGTATGATCGCGACCCGTCTGATCCGAACGCGAAGTTCATTCACGAAATCGAAGACGTCAGCGAGCATCTCGAAACCACGACTGGTACCAGCGCACTGGGCAGCGGCGGTATGCTCACGAAAATGCATGCGGCAAACATGGCACAAAATGCTGGCGTTGAGACGATTATCGCGGAGGGCATCATCGAACGTCCCGTGTCGTCAGTGCTGAAGAAAGAGCGACGTTTCACCCGCTGTCTTGTTCGGGGTGAAACTGCCTCTCCGTTGAAAGTATGGCTTAGCAACCGTTTGCAGGTATCCGGAACACTCGTTGTCTCCAATGAAATCGCCGAAAATGTCGCTAAAAAGAAAAGCGGGATAAGCCGAATGGATATCATTTCGCTGCAGGGGGATTTTTCGAAAGGGGACGTGCTTCACGTATATAATGAAGATGGTGAGGAAGTCGCCCGCGGGCTTACAAATTTCTCGTCCGAAGAAATAATGCTGCTGGCACGCCATCTGGATATGCCTGTTGAGAATGTCATCGGCTATAAGACGAAAAGCGATATCGTTGGCGCCGAAAATATTCTCGTACTTGAGGAGAACCATCTTCAACTTGAGGCACCGGGACACGATCAGAAAATTGTTGTTCCCGCTTAA
- a CDS encoding LysR substrate-binding domain-containing protein, translated as MVQARDLFSEPLKWLVLNGGSAYQQDPLPLAVAEVGCAWRDAALNALQTAGRAYRIAYSSDTSMGQIAALRADLAVAALPLSLSNRDLVEAPSHFDLPQLPLTHIRVADDGSELARAFVALVAADMPPSPRIAAE; from the coding sequence ATCGTTCAGGCACGGGACCTCTTCTCGGAGCCACTGAAATGGCTGGTTCTGAATGGAGGGAGCGCCTATCAGCAAGACCCACTTCCCCTTGCTGTGGCAGAAGTGGGATGTGCCTGGCGTGACGCGGCTTTGAATGCGTTACAAACAGCGGGCCGGGCCTATCGGATAGCCTATTCGAGCGATACGTCGATGGGACAGATCGCGGCCCTGCGGGCTGATCTTGCGGTCGCGGCGCTGCCGCTATCGCTTTCGAACCGCGATCTGGTCGAGGCTCCATCACACTTCGATCTCCCGCAACTGCCGCTCACCCACATCCGCGTGGCCGACGATGGCAGTGAATTGGCGAGGGCTTTTGTTGCACTGGTTGCAGCAGACATGCCGCCCAGCCCACGTATTGCTGCGGAGTGA
- a CDS encoding alpha/beta fold hydrolase yields the protein MDGSTFYTGTHHRSEGFFGPGRAIDPARHFIVCPNMFGNGLSSSPSNSADSQNGARFPLVTLWNNIACQHRLITGHLGIERIALVAGWSMAGCQAYQWAAQYPDIVEAILPFCASARTSPHNFVFLEGVRAALCADQNWNGGDYNTPPVVGLKAFARVYAGWAFSQTFYREGLYRQLGFADPEALLQDWDADHLRDWDANNLLAKLATWQTGDISAGPLYQGDFSAALGAITARAILMPCTQDLYFPPEDNAIEASMMPRAELRPFDSPWSHCAASPGNDPGFTASLDAALNELLEQR from the coding sequence ATGGATGGCTCAACCTTTTACACCGGTACACACCATCGTAGCGAAGGGTTCTTTGGTCCCGGCCGGGCGATTGACCCCGCGCGGCACTTCATTGTCTGCCCCAACATGTTCGGCAACGGGCTGTCGTCGTCACCCAGCAACAGCGCGGATTCTCAAAACGGTGCGCGTTTTCCTCTCGTTACCTTGTGGAACAATATCGCCTGCCAGCATCGGTTGATCACGGGTCATCTAGGGATTGAGCGGATCGCCCTTGTGGCGGGTTGGTCTATGGCGGGATGTCAGGCCTATCAATGGGCCGCGCAATACCCGGACATTGTCGAGGCAATCCTGCCTTTTTGTGCGTCGGCCCGCACATCGCCGCATAATTTCGTCTTCCTCGAAGGGGTCCGCGCCGCGCTATGCGCCGACCAGAATTGGAACGGCGGAGACTACAATACGCCGCCGGTCGTCGGACTAAAAGCCTTTGCCCGTGTGTATGCCGGATGGGCATTTTCGCAGACATTCTATCGCGAGGGGCTTTATCGCCAACTCGGTTTTGCGGATCCCGAGGCGCTCTTGCAGGACTGGGACGCCGATCACTTGCGCGACTGGGACGCAAACAATCTGCTAGCAAAGCTGGCAACGTGGCAGACTGGCGATATCTCCGCCGGGCCGCTCTACCAAGGTGATTTCAGCGCTGCATTGGGAGCGATCACCGCTCGTGCAATCCTGATGCCTTGCACGCAGGATCTATATTTCCCGCCGGAAGACAATGCAATTGAGGCCAGCATGATGCCGCGCGCTGAACTGCGCCCCTTCGATTCTCCGTGGAGTCACTGCGCAGCCAGCCCCGGCAACGATCCGGGGTTTACCGCCAGTCTTGACGCGGCGCTCAATGAATTGCTGGAGCAAAGGTAG
- a CDS encoding tetratricopeptide repeat protein yields MTMQDITGHTLTGAGETALPYYETAIAELQCYRADPVASIDAALAESPDFAMAHALKAWLHLLGTEPGGISIARAEHEAAAGTAATDRERGHVAALGHLVEGRWHAAGRVLEDVTITHPRDALGLLAGHQIDFFTGHSRMLRDRIARALPAWDKSMPGYHSILGMHAFGLEETGDYARAEAAGRQGVELQPRDGWSQHAVAHVMEMQCRQSDGIAWMRGNADGWSGDSFFQVHNWWHLALYHLEMGDTPAVLALFDNEIYGAKSGVVMDMVDATALLWRLTLHGVDVGDRWESLADSWATVRSGFYAFNDAHAVMAFIGAGRRDAALALIATQAEAMARPNDNAGFTSDVGHAVARAILAFGDGDFEATVRLLRQVRSISNRFGGSHAQRDVIELTLIEASLRAGNENLARALTAERADRRHDSPLSQLFLRRADALATAT; encoded by the coding sequence ATGACGATGCAAGACATTACCGGACACACCTTGACCGGTGCGGGCGAGACGGCCCTGCCGTATTACGAAACCGCCATTGCTGAGTTGCAATGCTACCGCGCCGATCCAGTCGCAAGCATCGATGCCGCTCTGGCGGAGTCGCCGGATTTCGCAATGGCGCACGCGCTCAAAGCTTGGCTGCACTTGCTCGGAACCGAACCGGGTGGCATTTCCATCGCCCGCGCCGAGCACGAGGCGGCGGCGGGCACTGCCGCGACGGACCGTGAACGCGGCCACGTCGCCGCCCTCGGCCATCTTGTCGAGGGGAGATGGCACGCAGCCGGGCGGGTGCTAGAGGACGTCACGATCACGCATCCGCGCGATGCATTGGGGCTGCTCGCCGGTCACCAGATCGACTTCTTCACCGGGCACTCGCGCATGCTCCGGGATCGCATCGCCCGGGCGTTGCCCGCCTGGGACAAGAGTATGCCGGGATACCACTCAATTCTGGGAATGCACGCCTTCGGGCTGGAGGAAACCGGCGACTACGCCCGTGCCGAAGCCGCGGGGCGGCAGGGTGTCGAGCTGCAGCCGCGAGACGGCTGGTCGCAGCATGCGGTTGCCCATGTGATGGAAATGCAGTGTCGCCAGTCGGACGGCATCGCCTGGATGCGCGGCAACGCCGATGGCTGGTCAGGCGACAGTTTCTTCCAAGTCCACAACTGGTGGCATCTGGCGCTCTATCATCTCGAAATGGGAGATACGCCGGCGGTCCTCGCGCTGTTCGACAACGAGATCTATGGCGCGAAGTCGGGCGTGGTGATGGATATGGTCGATGCGACGGCGCTCTTGTGGCGGCTGACATTGCACGGCGTCGATGTCGGCGATCGCTGGGAGTCGCTCGCCGACAGTTGGGCGACGGTCAGATCAGGTTTTTACGCGTTCAACGATGCGCACGCGGTCATGGCCTTTATCGGCGCCGGTCGGCGCGACGCCGCACTTGCCCTGATCGCCACACAGGCCGAGGCGATGGCCCGGCCGAACGACAACGCCGGGTTCACGTCCGATGTCGGTCATGCCGTTGCCAGGGCGATATTGGCCTTCGGAGATGGCGATTTTGAAGCGACGGTTCGGCTGCTGCGCCAAGTACGTTCGATTTCCAACCGCTTTGGCGGCAGTCACGCGCAACGCGACGTTATCGAACTGACGCTGATCGAGGCGTCGCTACGTGCGGGCAACGAAAATCTTGCGCGGGCGCTTACGGCTGAGCGGGCGGACCGCAGGCACGACAGCCCACTGAGCCAGCTTTTCCTGCGCCGGGCAGATGCCCTGGCGACCGCAACATAA
- a CDS encoding DUF1127 domain-containing protein — protein sequence MLYRNETGTVPTAHPRKPALGLAAVICRILDGVAKHRNRRRAMLAHRSLGELPERMLRDIGIEPDGRQRLSALLRIPPF from the coding sequence GTGTTGTACCGGAATGAAACCGGGACGGTCCCGACCGCCCATCCACGCAAACCCGCCCTCGGACTGGCTGCCGTGATCTGCCGTATCCTGGATGGCGTCGCAAAGCACCGCAACCGCCGACGTGCGATGCTGGCTCATCGTTCTCTCGGTGAGCTGCCGGAACGGATGCTGCGCGACATCGGGATCGAGCCGGATGGCCGACAGCGTCTGTCCGCTCTGCTTCGCATACCGCCGTTCTGA
- a CDS encoding GNAT family N-acetyltransferase — protein sequence MGGIYYTPKQIAGITAKIETVDPHLIGDGTYYVIEEAGLLVASGGWTTSAQFTLSDEASQPQPQLESATATIRAVFTAPSHARRGLTRKIMEHAENRSRNEGKAERIRLTATLSGLPFYEKLGYMIERPTSISLSNGGVFPAVQMSKTPKRNCLVAYDVCERSVA from the coding sequence TTGGGCGGGATTTACTACACTCCGAAGCAGATCGCAGGCATCACGGCCAAGATCGAAACTGTGGATCCGCATTTGATCGGAGACGGCACATACTACGTCATCGAAGAGGCGGGGCTCCTCGTGGCTTCGGGCGGATGGACGACAAGCGCGCAATTCACCCTCAGTGACGAAGCCAGTCAGCCCCAACCACAATTGGAATCGGCGACCGCCACGATCCGTGCGGTCTTTACGGCCCCCAGCCATGCGCGGCGCGGCCTAACGAGGAAAATCATGGAACACGCCGAAAACAGATCGAGAAATGAAGGCAAGGCTGAAAGGATCAGGCTCACGGCCACACTCTCTGGATTGCCATTCTATGAGAAACTTGGCTACATGATCGAGCGGCCAACTTCCATTTCCCTTTCAAACGGCGGGGTTTTCCCAGCGGTCCAAATGAGCAAGACACCGAAGCGGAACTGCCTTGTTGCCTACGACGTTTGTGAGCGATCTGTTGCCTGA
- a CDS encoding DUF5946 family protein: protein MIKCVGCGSKLERIAGPTHRYMLSSPACFAKYDEVLAHEYSDPALMRTHRLTVDAFAIQHPGDGTTRQAIQSVGLHLARLGIQVNHLRRLEEANNIMLSLGQYKAELVFLAPPAEFTMTVADVAKFAGTPEHVDAVKAWARSAWADWSQHHDYIIGWAEHHIAA, encoded by the coding sequence TTGATCAAATGCGTCGGCTGCGGGTCAAAGCTTGAACGGATCGCTGGCCCCACGCACAGGTACATGCTGTCTTCGCCAGCATGTTTTGCGAAGTATGACGAAGTCCTGGCACACGAATACAGCGACCCCGCGCTGATGCGAACCCACCGATTGACGGTTGACGCCTTTGCCATCCAGCACCCGGGTGACGGGACCACGCGTCAGGCGATCCAGTCGGTCGGCCTTCATCTGGCTCGGCTTGGAATCCAAGTGAATCATCTCAGGCGACTGGAAGAGGCCAATAATATCATGCTTTCGCTCGGCCAGTACAAAGCGGAATTGGTTTTTCTCGCACCACCCGCGGAATTCACGATGACCGTGGCGGATGTCGCCAAATTCGCGGGAACGCCTGAACACGTTGACGCGGTCAAGGCGTGGGCGAGGTCGGCGTGGGCGGATTGGTCACAACACCATGACTACATCATTGGTTGGGCTGAACATCACATTGCTGCGTAG
- a CDS encoding GAF domain-containing protein: MMEPSLDMIRNCFEGVVPAVLATCDAAGVPNISIVSQVHFVDCTRVALSYQFFNKTRRNILETGMASVSVVDPETVADYRIDLTYEETRSDGPLFEIMKAKLAGIASHSGMEGIFQLLGADVFRVEALSLSSGPFAVSPSAPRNHLGAVRRIWEELGKARELGPLFDDVLSCLTRYFKIDQAMVLMIDETTRGLYTVASTGYTRSGIGSEIALGHGVIGVAAREGVPIRIGHMTSDYSYGAVLRDQALDHGLDGADATEIPYPGLASPESQIAVPMHMRGRIAGILFAESVEPMRFRYDDEDALVLVAARLGEIMASGLDSIKVGDKIQPMAKAIARPVHVRHYGVDNSVFIDNDYLIKGVAGAIFWKLVGEHALTGRSEFSNRELRLDPALRLPEFSENLEARLVLLQRRLVERACPIRLEKAGRGRLRLCVPGALILEDVPADGGMLSA; encoded by the coding sequence ATGATGGAACCGTCGCTCGACATGATCCGGAACTGTTTCGAAGGCGTGGTGCCTGCGGTCCTCGCAACCTGTGACGCCGCAGGCGTGCCAAACATCTCGATCGTATCACAAGTTCATTTCGTCGACTGCACGCGTGTCGCGCTAAGTTACCAGTTCTTCAACAAGACCCGTCGCAACATACTTGAAACCGGAATGGCGTCGGTCTCGGTCGTCGATCCTGAGACTGTCGCGGATTACCGAATTGACCTCACTTACGAGGAAACCCGCTCCGACGGACCGCTGTTCGAAATCATGAAAGCGAAGCTGGCGGGCATCGCATCCCACAGCGGCATGGAGGGCATATTTCAGTTGCTTGGCGCAGATGTTTTTCGCGTCGAAGCGCTCAGTCTCAGTTCCGGCCCCTTTGCAGTGTCCCCAAGTGCGCCGCGAAACCATTTGGGAGCGGTCAGGCGCATTTGGGAAGAGTTAGGCAAGGCACGCGAACTTGGTCCGCTATTCGACGACGTGCTCAGTTGCCTTACGCGATACTTCAAAATCGACCAAGCAATGGTCCTGATGATCGACGAAACCACCCGCGGGCTCTACACTGTCGCCTCGACGGGCTATACCCGGTCAGGGATCGGTTCCGAAATTGCGCTTGGCCATGGCGTCATCGGCGTCGCCGCGCGAGAAGGGGTGCCCATTCGCATTGGCCACATGACCTCAGATTATAGCTATGGCGCGGTCCTGCGCGATCAGGCGCTCGATCACGGGCTCGACGGCGCCGACGCGACCGAAATTCCCTATCCCGGACTCGCCTCTCCCGAAAGCCAGATCGCCGTCCCCATGCATATGCGTGGCCGCATTGCCGGTATCCTTTTCGCCGAAAGCGTCGAGCCGATGCGGTTTCGCTACGACGACGAGGATGCATTGGTGCTTGTCGCGGCGCGGCTTGGCGAGATCATGGCAAGTGGACTCGATTCGATCAAAGTGGGCGACAAAATCCAACCCATGGCGAAAGCAATCGCCCGTCCCGTTCATGTACGTCATTACGGCGTAGACAACAGCGTCTTCATAGATAATGACTATCTGATCAAAGGCGTCGCGGGCGCAATTTTCTGGAAGCTTGTTGGCGAGCATGCGCTTACCGGTCGATCCGAATTCTCGAACCGCGAATTGCGGCTCGATCCCGCACTACGGCTGCCGGAATTCTCCGAGAATCTTGAGGCCCGGCTCGTTCTTCTGCAGCGACGACTTGTTGAGCGCGCCTGCCCAATCCGACTTGAGAAAGCCGGACGTGGCCGCCTGAGGCTGTGCGTTCCCGGCGCGCTAATTCTCGAAGATGTTCCAGCTGATGGCGGAATGTTGTCGGCTTAG
- a CDS encoding GNAT family N-acetyltransferase codes for MTFLNNSIVASAPVQSAIEIRKAAPGDTGAVARILYEAFRRFHESRGFAPDFPNLETATGIAAAQIEDPNNYGVVALSKGRIVGSNFLTEDDPIHGVGPISVDPDFQDSGVGRLLMQAVIKRGEKASGIRLLQDAFNTKSMALYASLGFRVREPLVVMTGRPREGMSAGMRVRPMASTDLIAADNLARRVHGYARAVELRTALARGTPVVLERGGRIRAYMTMPNLWLLNHGVAETWADLTALLLGVGAVSDDPIGFLTPIRNAELFSWCLGQGFTVVKPMTLMTRGAYTEPRGAWFPSVLY; via the coding sequence ATGACCTTCCTTAATAATTCCATTGTTGCCTCCGCGCCGGTGCAATCAGCTATCGAGATTCGCAAGGCTGCACCGGGCGATACCGGCGCGGTGGCGCGCATCTTATATGAGGCATTCCGACGGTTCCATGAGAGCCGCGGGTTCGCGCCGGATTTTCCCAATCTTGAAACGGCGACCGGGATCGCTGCTGCTCAGATCGAGGATCCTAATAACTACGGGGTTGTCGCGCTTTCGAAAGGCCGAATCGTCGGATCGAATTTCCTGACCGAAGATGATCCGATCCACGGGGTCGGGCCGATCTCGGTCGATCCTGATTTTCAGGATTCCGGCGTCGGTCGGCTCTTGATGCAGGCCGTGATCAAACGCGGCGAGAAGGCTAGCGGTATCCGGCTTTTGCAGGATGCGTTCAACACCAAGTCGATGGCACTCTATGCTTCGCTCGGTTTTCGGGTGCGCGAACCGCTGGTTGTGATGACGGGGCGTCCTCGCGAAGGGATGTCTGCCGGGATGCGAGTGCGACCGATGGCATCCACCGACCTCATCGCGGCGGACAATCTTGCCCGCCGGGTGCATGGCTACGCTCGCGCTGTGGAATTGCGTACGGCCCTCGCGCGCGGCACTCCGGTTGTTCTCGAACGCGGCGGCAGGATCAGGGCTTACATGACGATGCCCAACCTGTGGTTGCTAAATCATGGCGTGGCCGAAACATGGGCTGACCTGACGGCGCTCCTTCTCGGCGTCGGGGCGGTCAGTGATGATCCAATTGGCTTCCTGACGCCAATCCGAAACGCTGAGCTGTTCAGTTGGTGTCTCGGTCAGGGATTCACGGTCGTTAAACCGATGACGTTGATGACGCGCGGTGCATACACCGAGCCCCGCGGCGCGTGGTTTCCCTCGGTTCTTTACTGA
- a CDS encoding sulfotransferase domain-containing protein — translation MQSHQITWPYKTREMHSHHFDSTIWNDFRFRADDIVIGTYAKAGTTWMQQIVSQLIFAGAEDIDVPAISPWLDLRIPPKALKLSAVEAQTHRRFLKTHLPVDALVFSPEAKYIYIGRDGRDVVWSMYNHHARANDEFYRALNETPGLVGAPIEPPPASIRQYYHDWLDRNGHPFWPFWENIRSWWEVRDLPNVLLVHFADLKADMPGEIVRIAKFLGIDVAADHWPAILTHCSFDYMKHNAAKSAPLGGVFWDGGAETFIHKGTNGRWRDVLTAEESAKYEYLATENLGLEAAEWLAHGMQTHCLQVA, via the coding sequence ATGCAATCTCATCAGATCACATGGCCATACAAGACCCGCGAGATGCACAGCCATCATTTTGACTCGACCATTTGGAACGACTTCCGATTTCGGGCTGATGATATCGTGATCGGAACTTATGCCAAGGCGGGCACAACATGGATGCAGCAGATCGTTAGTCAGCTCATTTTCGCAGGGGCTGAGGACATCGATGTGCCCGCAATCTCGCCCTGGCTGGACCTGCGGATTCCGCCAAAGGCGTTGAAGTTGTCGGCCGTCGAGGCCCAGACTCACAGGCGATTTCTAAAGACGCACCTGCCGGTCGACGCGCTCGTGTTCTCCCCCGAGGCCAAGTACATCTACATTGGCCGAGACGGCCGCGACGTGGTGTGGAGCATGTACAACCATCACGCCCGCGCCAATGATGAGTTTTACCGTGCGCTGAACGAAACCCCGGGCCTCGTTGGTGCGCCGATCGAGCCGCCGCCTGCCTCAATTCGCCAGTACTATCACGACTGGCTTGACCGGAACGGGCATCCCTTCTGGCCGTTCTGGGAAAATATCCGAAGCTGGTGGGAGGTGCGCGACCTGCCAAACGTGCTGCTGGTGCATTTCGCCGATCTAAAGGCCGACATGCCCGGCGAAATCGTACGTATCGCCAAGTTTCTTGGGATCGACGTGGCAGCGGACCACTGGCCCGCGATCCTTACGCATTGCAGTTTCGACTACATGAAGCACAACGCGGCAAAGAGCGCGCCGCTCGGTGGCGTGTTTTGGGACGGCGGGGCTGAGACGTTTATCCATAAGGGCACGAATGGCCGGTGGCGTGACGTTCTGACCGCCGAGGAAAGCGCAAAGTACGAGTACTTGGCGACGGAAAATCTTGGTCTCGAGGCCGCCGAATGGCTTGCTCATGGAATGCAGACGCATTGCTTGCAGGTCGCGTGA
- a CDS encoding diheme cytochrome c-553 gives MRKHILTMAMVATAPPVVTLAQEMSAEDKLKRGEYIVTTSSCHDCHTPFKMGENGPELDMERTLSGHPESEVITEAAVLEGPWAAAVSMTNTAWSGPWGVSFTANLTPDPETGVLRDYSEEQFLAALRSGRHLGQGRPILPPMPWPVYGQMTDEDLSAIYVYLRQIPAIRNKVPEPLPPTATGN, from the coding sequence ATGAGAAAACACATCTTGACGATGGCCATGGTCGCCACCGCACCACCGGTGGTGACCCTAGCGCAAGAGATGTCGGCGGAGGACAAGCTCAAACGAGGGGAGTACATCGTAACGACCTCTTCTTGCCATGACTGCCATACTCCGTTCAAGATGGGTGAGAACGGTCCGGAATTGGACATGGAGCGGACGCTGTCCGGCCATCCTGAGAGCGAGGTCATTACCGAGGCGGCGGTGCTCGAAGGCCCCTGGGCAGCGGCAGTCTCGATGACGAATACTGCTTGGTCTGGCCCCTGGGGCGTTAGCTTCACAGCAAACCTGACGCCCGATCCCGAAACCGGTGTTCTGCGAGATTACAGTGAGGAGCAATTTCTTGCGGCGCTGCGGTCCGGGCGTCATTTGGGCCAAGGACGGCCGATCCTGCCACCGATGCCTTGGCCGGTCTATGGTCAGATGACGGATGAGGACCTTAGCGCGATCTACGTCTATCTGCGCCAAATTCCTGCAATCCGCAACAAAGTGCCCGAGCCGCTGCCGCCAACTGCGACGGGCAACTGA
- a CDS encoding GFA family protein, producing the protein MTDEDETSADHQAICMAAVVMTGACFCNVVNIRVSAAPVEMGYCHCNSCRIYSGAPFVTYALFAEDQVTVSHGAELLGLFNKTGISARRFCTRWGCHVMTEHPGTGFIDIHAPVLQELHFRPVWHLNYAEAVLPVRDGLPKLKDFPANIGGSGQTLAE; encoded by the coding sequence ATGACTGACGAAGATGAGACATCGGCGGACCATCAAGCGATTTGTATGGCCGCCGTCGTTATGACTGGTGCTTGCTTCTGCAATGTGGTGAATATTCGCGTTTCCGCCGCGCCGGTTGAGATGGGCTATTGTCACTGTAACTCTTGCCGGATCTATTCCGGCGCGCCCTTTGTAACCTATGCGCTCTTCGCTGAAGATCAGGTTACTGTTTCGCACGGCGCCGAATTGCTCGGATTGTTCAACAAGACCGGGATAAGCGCCCGGCGGTTTTGCACGCGCTGGGGTTGCCATGTCATGACCGAACATCCGGGAACCGGCTTCATTGATATCCACGCCCCCGTCCTCCAGGAATTGCATTTCCGGCCTGTCTGGCATCTCAACTACGCAGAGGCAGTCCTCCCGGTCCGCGACGGCCTGCCGAAGCTGAAGGATTTTCCGGCCAATATCGGCGGCTCCGGTCAGACCCTGGCGGAATGA
- a CDS encoding TylF/MycF/NovP-related O-methyltransferase, with translation MLDFVKKKWFIFRWRDVTRRWPLEMLLNSTDLELSEQQMSRLTDRIHSWRQLVAPYLKRFGQIGERRQVYCFGVAHGSTLHGLVSGFQDHDLPLPDFHLFDSFEGLPEEKLGVQAPLIWEKGAFAAPKEKLLAMVKSLNLGPDKYKIHEGWFSDTLKAELVADGTFLPAAYVDIDGDLYSSTMDCLDFLLEHKLIQAGTIIGYDDWGDTDIWTAGESRAHKEVLDKYNVTCAQLLSWGQQPLIKKLFVVISVGDESLITNQPR, from the coding sequence TTGTTGGATTTTGTGAAAAAGAAGTGGTTTATTTTCCGGTGGCGCGACGTGACCCGGCGTTGGCCGTTAGAAATGTTGCTGAACTCCACCGATCTTGAACTTTCGGAACAACAAATGAGTAGATTGACCGATCGAATCCATTCTTGGAGACAACTGGTCGCGCCGTATCTGAAACGGTTTGGTCAAATCGGCGAGCGTCGCCAAGTATACTGCTTCGGAGTCGCACATGGCAGCACTCTTCATGGTTTGGTATCCGGATTTCAGGACCACGATTTGCCGCTCCCGGATTTTCACCTATTCGATAGCTTCGAGGGACTGCCCGAAGAGAAATTAGGTGTGCAGGCTCCGTTAATTTGGGAAAAGGGCGCTTTCGCAGCTCCAAAGGAAAAGCTTCTTGCGATGGTCAAGAGTCTGAATCTCGGGCCAGACAAATATAAAATTCATGAAGGTTGGTTTTCAGATACGTTGAAAGCAGAACTGGTTGCCGATGGCACGTTTCTGCCAGCCGCGTATGTCGACATAGATGGCGATCTATATTCCAGCACCATGGACTGCTTGGATTTTCTTTTGGAGCACAAGTTAATCCAAGCTGGCACAATCATCGGATATGACGATTGGGGGGATACAGACATCTGGACGGCTGGGGAAAGTCGTGCCCATAAAGAAGTACTTGATAAGTACAATGTGACCTGCGCCCAGTTGCTGTCATGGGGTCAGCAACCCCTAATCAAGAAGCTGTTTGTTGTGATCTCCGTTGGTGACGAAAGCCTGATCACAAACCAACCGCGCTGA